Below is a genomic region from Streptomyces sp. RPA4-2.
CGTCAACTGCTGGCCCATCTACACCTTCTCCGGTGACACGAAGGCCGGGGACACCAACGGTCAGGGCGTGGGCGGCACGTGGTACGCCGTCGCCCCCGACGGAAAGCCGGTCGGCGCGGCGAAGTAGAGGATCACCTCCCCAGGGTTGGTCGTCTCGTCCGCAGAGCAACGGAACGCGGAAGGGAGAGTGGATCAGAACTGGCAAGAGTGCCGGACGAACAGAACAACGCGCGCGACCCCGGTCCGCCCCCTCCGCACCGCACGGAGGGGGCGGACCGTTCGGCGTGTGCGCCCGCACCGGCCGCGGCACCGGCCCCCGGAGTGCGGAGCCGGAGAATTTTCCACACCCGGGATACCGGCCACCCCGGACGGCATGACGACGCTTCGTGACTCCCGAGAACTTTTTGGAATGCTTCGCATCGATTTCGCGGTGACACTCGACGGCGTGTCCGAAGGCCCCGCGCGGCGGCCGATTCGGCACATGCCGAAGGCAGTGCCGGTGAACGGACGGTCAATTTCCGTTTTGACTCGCCGGTTTGGCGGACGATCAGTAGCCTCAGCTCGAACACCGGATCGCCTACGCCGTCGACTACGCCTTGGAGAGATAGATGGAGCGTCCCGCCTGGGCCCCACGCAGCATTGACATCTCGGTGCCGAGCGTGTCCCGCATCTATGACTACTACCTCGGCGGTTCGCACAACTTCGAGGTCGACCGGGAAGCCGCTCGCAAGGCGATGGAGTTCCTGCCCGGACTGCCCAAGATCATGCAGGCGAACAGGGCGTTCATGCGTCGCGCCGTGCGCTTCGCGGCGGACGAGGGCATCTCGCAGTTCCTCGACATCGGCTCCGGCATCCCGACCTTCGGCAACGTCCACGAGGTCGCGCGGGCGGCCCGCCCCGGAGCCCACGTCGTGTACGTCGACCACGACCCGGTCGCCGTCGCGCACAGCCAGGCCGTCCTGCGGGACGTCGACGACACGGACGTGGTCGCGGCCGATCTGCTCAAGCCCCAGGAGATCCTGGCGAGCGCCGAGGTGCAGCGGCTGATCGACCTGAACCGGCCGGTCGCCCTGCTGCTGGTTGCCATACTTCACTTCGTGGAGGACGCGGACGACCCGTACGCTGCGGTGGCCGAACTGCGCGACGCGCTCGCGCCCGGCAGCCTGCTCGTCGTCACGCACGCCTCCTACGAGGGAATTCCGCTCCCGCCCGAGCGGACCGAGGGTGCGGTCGACGTGTACAAGGACATTCGCAACCCGCTGATCATGCGCTCGCGCGAGGAGATCGCGCGGTTCTTCGAGGGGTACGACATGGTGGAACCCGGACTGGTGCCGATGCCGATCTGGCGGCCCGACACCGCGCCCGAGGACGAGGATCCCTATTCCTTCTCCGGGTTCGCGGGCGTGGGGCGCACGGCGTGACCGCGGAGCCGGACGGGCCGGAGGACAGACTCCGCCGGTTCGCGACGATCTGGAGCCGGGCGGTCTTCCCGGTCACCTCGACCTCGCTGACCCGGCCCGAGTTCGAGCAGCAACTCGTACCGCTGGCGCGGCGGTTGAGCGAGGCACTGCGAGCAAGGACCTTCCAGGCGACCGAGGGACAGGCGGTCGGCGCCGCGATCGTCTCCGCGCACTGCACCGATCCGGAGGCGCTGAGCCGCACCCTCGACTGCGTGGACGCCTACCTGGTGCTCTACTGCGGCGAGGACGGACCCCAGGAGGCCCTGCGTACCCGCTCGGCGCGCCTGCAGCACGCCATGGCCGCCGGATTCGCGCGGGCGCTGCGGGAGCGGACGCTCAGCGAGCAAGAGGCCATCTACCAGGCCGCGTTGAACGCGCGCAGCACGGTGGCGGAGGCACTGCACGCCAGTGAGGCCCGCTTCCGCGCGGTGTTCGAGGGCGCGGCCATAGGGATCGCCATCGCCGACCTCGAAGGCAACATCCTCCAGGCCAACGGAGCCCTCCTGCGGATGTTCGGCGGCTCCGAGCAGACGATGCGCGGCCGTCGGGTCCCCGAGTGGACGCACCCCGACGACGCGCCCCAAGTCTGGAAACTCTACGAGGAGTTGGTCAACGGCGAGCGCGAGCACTACCACGTCGAAAAGGCCTTCTACCGGCCCGACGGTACGGCCCTGTGGACCAACTTGACGGTGTCCCTGCTGCGCGACGCGGACGGCGAACCGCAGTACCAGCTCGCCCTCATGGAGGACACCACCGAGCGCCGGCTGCTCAACCTGCGGCTGCGCTACGAGGCCACGCACGACGCGCTCACCGGACTGCCCAACCGGACCCTGTTCTTCGAGCGCCTGGAGAAGGCGCTGTCCGCGGGCGACGACCAGCGGTTCGGCCTGTGCTACCTCGACCTCGACGGCTTCAAGACCATCAACGACAGCCTCGGTCACGCGGCCGGGGACCGGCTGCTCGTGGAGGTCGCCGACCGGCTGCAGTCCTGCGCGACCGCACCGGGCGAGATGGTCGCACGGCTCGGCGGCGACGAGTTCGTGGCCCTCACCACCGGCCCCGACACCGAGCGCGAGGTCGACGAACTCGCCGGGCGCATCATGAACGCCCTGGTCACCCCGATCAGCATCGACGGCCGCGAGTTGGCCGTGCGCGGGAGCATCGGCATCGTCGAGGGACCCGCGGGCGAACGCGGCCCGGCTGAGGTGCTGCGCAGCGCCGACATCACGATGTACCGCGCCAAGTCCGCGGGCGGCAACCGCTTCGAGCTCGCCGACCCCGAGGCCGACGCCCGCGCGATCACCCGGCACGGTCTCACCACGGCGCTTCCGGCGGCCCTCGACCGGGGCGAGTTCTTCATCGAGTACCAGCCGCTGGTGCACCTCGGCGACGGCAGCGTGCACGGCGCGGAGGCGCTGGTGCGCTGGCTGCATCCGCAGCACGGCGTGCTCGGACCCGACCAGTTCATCCCGCTCGCCGAGCACACCGGGCTGATCGTGCCGCTCGGCCGGTGGGTCCTGGAACAGTCGGTCCGGCAGGCCCGCCAGTGGCAGGAACGGCATGCCGGGCCCGCCCCGTTGCGGATCAACGTCAACCTGTCGCCGTGCCAGCTGACCCATCCGGGTCTGGTCCAGGACACCGTGGACATCCTGGAGCGCGAGGGGCTCGACGCCGGCGCGCTGTGCCTGGAGGTCACCGAGTCCGCGCTGATCGGCGCCGACGACGACCTCCTCAAGCCGCTGCGCCGGCTCGCCGAGATGGGCGTGGACATCGCCCTCGACGACTTCGGCACCGGCTACTCGAACCTCGCCAACCTGCGCCGGCTGCCCGTGAGCATCCTCAAGCTGGACCGTTCGTTCACCCAGGGCATGCAGCAGTTCCCGGCGGATCCGGTCGACCTCAAGATCGTCGAGGGCATCGTCTCGCTCGCCCACAGCCTCGACCTCGCGGTCACGGTCGAGGGCGTCGAAACGGGCGCACAGGCCGAACAGCTGCGGATACTGGGCTGTGACACCGCCCAGGGCTGGTACTACGCACGGCCGGGGCCGCCGGAGCGCCTGCACGAGCTGGCCCTCGTCGACGCCGCCGGCTGAGGCCTCGCACGGGGGTGGTCTCCTGGGCAGGAGGCCACCGAGCGGCCCGGGGCACGAGCGGGAGGTAGGGCATGGCGGACGAGCAGCCGATCGTCGGCCGGGAGACGGAGCTCGCCGAGCTGTCCGGGCTGGCCGCGTCGCCCGACGGGCGGGCCCTGCTGCTGCGGGGCGAGGCGGGCGTCGGCAAGAGCGTCCTGCTGGACGCGGCCGCGGCACGGTCCCTCGCCCTCGGACATCGGGTCGTCCGCGCGGCCGGCGTGGAGGCGGAGTCGGAACTGCCGTTCGCGGGGCTGCACCAGATCCTGCATCCACTGCTCCCGAAGGCCGCCGGCCTCGACCGGGTCACCCGCGCGGCCTTCGACACCGTCTTCGGGCGTACGACGGGCGAGGCGCCCTCGGTGATGGCGCTGGGCGTCGCCGTACTCGACCTGCTGGCGCTGGTGTCCGGCGACAGGCCGCTGCTGGTGGTCGTCGACGACGCCCACTGGTTCGACCCGCAGAGTGCCGAGGTGGGCCGGTTCATCGCCCGCCGGCTGTCCGCGCACGCGGTTCGGATGGCCATCGGGGTACGGGCGGACGTCGCCTCGGCGTGGGACGCGGCAGGCCTTCCCGAACTGGCGGTCCCGGCCCTCGACGCCCGCGCGGCCGCCCTGCTGCTCGACTCGCACGCCCCGGATCTCGCCGAGGGCGCCCGCCGCCAGGTCCTCGAACAGGCCCGGGGCAACCCGCTCGCCCTGCTGGAGCTGCCGCGCGCCCTGCGCGAGGGCACCGCCCACGGCACCGGGCCCCGTGAGCTGCCCCTGTCCCGGCGCCTCGAACAGCTCTACGGGGACCGGATCAGGACGCTCCCCGCCGCCGAGCGCACCGAGCTCCTGCGAGGCGCCCTCGACGGCACCGGCGCGGCGCCGGCACCGGCCGACCGGACCCGCTACCGGCTCAGCGAGGTCGAGGGCGCGCTGGCCGCCGGACTGCTCACCGTGGACGCCGCCACCGGCGACCCGGTGTTCCGGCACCCGCTGGTCCGCTCAGCGCTGTTGCAGTCCGCCACCCCGAACGAGCGGCGTGCCGCCCACGCGGAGCTGGCCCGGCTGCACCACGCGGACGTCGAACGCCACGCCGCCCATCTCGCGGCCGCCACCGTCGACCCCGACGAGGCCGTCGCCGCCGTCCTGGAGCGGGCCGCCCGTTCCGCCACGGCACGGGGCGGGGCGGCGTCCGCCGTCGCGCTGCTGACCCGTGCCGCCGAACTGAGCCCCGGCTCCGCACCGCGCTCCCGCCGCCTCGGCGACGCGGCCTTCGTGGCGGCGCAGTCCGCGCTCCTCGACCAGGCACAGGAACTGCGGGAGGTCTCCGACCGGCTGGCCGGCGCCCACCAGTCGCCCACCGCCGTGATCACCTCGGCGTACGCGGCGCTCTACCGGGACGGCGACGTCCGGTCCGCGCACCGCCGGGTCGCCGCCGCGCTAGGGTCACTGCCCTCGGACGGCGACCCGGAGATCCGGACCCGGCTGCTCAACCTGCTGCTCGCCATCAGCCTGTTCGCCGCCGATCCGACCCTCTGGACGGTCACCGACGCCCTGGTGGACGCGGGCCCGGCCGCGTCGCTCACCTCGCTCTACCGTGACGCGTTCGGTGATCTCGCCCGGCGCGGGGCGGGCGCGCGCGAACGGGTCCAGGACGCGTTCGCCCGGCTCGGCGAGGAACAGCCGTGGGACGTCATGCGGCTCGGGGTCGCGGCGTACTACCTCGACGCGCTCGGCGACCAGCGTCCGCTGGTGCGCCGGGTCGCCGACCGGGAGGCGGACAGCGGGGCGGTCACCAACGCGATGACCCTGCTCCAGCTGGTCATGCTCGACCAGATCAACAGCGGCGAATGGGACGCCGCCGAGCGCACCGGCAAGCGCGGCCTGGATCTCACTGCCACCCATGGCTACGCCCTGTTCGCGCACCAGTACCACGGCTTCCTCGGGCTGATCGCCGCCTGGCGGGGCGACACCGAGGGTGCCACGGCGGCGCTGAACCGCCTCGACCGGTGGGCCCGGCCGCGCGGTGTCGGCTACCTCACCCAGCTCGCCGAGGCCATCGGCGCGGCCGCGCACCTCACCGCGGGCGACTTCGAAGGGGCGTACGCCTATGCGGGCGGCCTCACCGCGCCCGGCACGTTCACGCCCTACTCGCAGCAGGCCCTGCGCACCCTGCTGGACCTGGTGGAGTCGGCCGTGCACACCGGCCGCACCGCGCAGGCCCGCGCGCACGCCGTGGCCGCCCGCGACCAGGGCCTGCCCGCGATCTCGCCGCGCCTCGCCTTCCTCACCGCCGCCGCCCTGGCGATGACCGAGGACGACACGCGGGCACGGGAGGCGTTCGAGCGGGCGGTGGCCCACCCCGCCGGGGCGGAGTTCCCCTTCGAGCTGGCCAGGGTACGGCTCGCCCAGGGCATGTGGCTGCGCCGGGCCCGGGAGCGGGCGGCAGCCCGCACCTGTTTCGAACAGGCGGCCGAGATCTTCGACCGGCTCGGCGCGGCGCCCTGGGCCCGGCGGACCCGGGCCGAACTGCGCGCCGCCGGAGCCGCCACGGGCCGGAGCGCGCACGGCGCGGCCACGGCGCTCACCGCGCAGGAGCGGCAGATCGCCGAACTCGCCGCGAGCGGACTGAGCAACAAGGAGATCGGCGCCCGGCTCTTCCTCTCGCCGCGCACGGTCGGAGCGCACCTCTACCGGGTGTTCCCCAAGCTCGGCATCTCCTCCCGGGCCTCGCTGCGGGATGCCCTGGCGGGGAACTCCGCAGAGGCCGGATGAGTCCCGGCCGGGACACCCGCTCCCGGCCGACACCACCGCCTGCCGGCCACGGTGTTCGTCGGCCGGCCATGGTGTCGGTCGGCCGCGGTGCTCGTCGGCCGGTCGTGGTGCCGGTCGGCCATCGTGTTCGTCGGCCGGTCACGGTGTCGGCCGGCCTCGGTACTCGTCGACCGGTCACGACATCGGTCGGCCACCATGTTCGTCGGCCGGTCAGGACGTGCGTCGGCCACCGTGTTCGTCGGCCGGTCAGGACGTGCGTCGGTCACCGTGCTCGTCGGTGGGTGACCGCAGGTGTCAGTCGGTCACCACAGTCATTCGACCGATGCGGCGCCCCTGACCGCCGGGGGAGTCTGGACCCGTCGCGCCGCCCCCGGAGGCGGCCCCGAGGAGTCCAGGAGAAGGCCATGCCCGACTCGCGCACCCCCGTCGTTCTCATCCACGGCCTCTGGCTGCACGCCACCTCGTGGCAGCCCTGGGCCGACCTGGCCGAGGAGCACGGATACGCGCCGCTGGCCCCCGGCTGGCCCGGTGAGGCCGCCACGGTCGCCGAGGCCCGGCGTCACCCCGAGGCCGTCGCGGGACTCGGCATCGACGAGGTCACCGAGCACTACGCCGGAATCATCCGCGCCCTGGACCGTCCGCCGGTGCTCGTCGGGCACTCCTTCGGGGGCCTGATCGCGCAGAAGCTGCTCGGCGCGGGTCTGGGCCGGGCCGCGATCGCCATCGATCCAGCCCAGATCAGGGGCGTCAAGGCGCTGCCCCCGGCGCAGCTGCGCGCGGGCTTCCCCGTCCTGGGCAACCCCGCCAACCGGCGCCGCGCGGTCTCCCTGACCGCCGGGCAGTTCCGCTACGGCTTCGGCAACGCGCTGGAGCGGAGCGAGTCCGACGACCTGTACGAGCGCCTCACCATCCCCTCGCCGGGACGACCGCTGTTCCAGGCGGCGTTCGCCAACTTCGCGCGACGCTCCCCGGCGGCGGTGGCCACCGGCAACGCGGACCGCGGACCGCTGCTGCTGATCTCCGGCCAGGCCGACCACACCGTCCCGGACGTGGTGACCCGCTCGGCGTACAAGCTGTACGGCGACTCGTCGGCGGTCACCGAGCTCAAGCAGTTCCCCGACCGCGGCCACTCCCTGGTCGTCGACCACGGCTGGCGCGCGGTGGCCGACCACGCCCTGCGGTGGCTGGCCTGCCGGGGGATCCCGGGCCGGGACACCTTCCACCTCTGACCACCCCGGGGCGGCCCACAAGCCGTCCCGGCACGAGAACCGCCCACCCACATACCCACAGCACATCGGAAGCCCCTTGAACCGGGCGCCACAGCACAGGAGTTGAAGAGGATGAGCACGGAACTTCAGGGCCGGACCGCCATCGTCACCGGTGCCAGCAAGGGCATCGGACTGGCCGTCGTCCAAGCGCTGGCCGGGGCGGGCGCGAGGGTCGTCGCCGGGTCGCGCACCACGACGGAGGCGCTGGACACGCTGGTCAAGGAGGGCTCGGTCACCTGGGTGCCCGTCGACCTCGCCGAACCCGGGGCCGCGGAACAGCTGGTCGCGGCGGCCGGTGAGCGCGTGGACATCCTCGTCAACAACGTCGGTGCCGCCCCGGCCCGCACCGGCGGCTTCCTCTCGGTCACCGATGAGGACTGGCAGCGCACCGTCGACCTGAACCTGCTGACCGCCGTACGGGTGACCCGGGCCGCCCTGCCGGTGATGCTGGCCGCCGGCCACGGCTCCGTGGTGACGGTCGCGTCGGTCAACGCCACCCTGCCCGACCCGTTGGTGATCGACTACAGCGCGGGCAAGGCGGCGCTGGTCGCCTTCTCCAAGGCGCTGTCGAAGGAGGTCGGCCCGAAGGGCATCCGGGTCAACACCGTCAGCCCGGGTCCGGTGGAGACCGAGCTGTGGCTCGGCGGCGGGGGGGTGGCCGAGACCGTCTCGGCCGCCGCCGGGATCACGCCGGACGACGTGATCGCCCAGGTGTCCGGTGCCACCGTCACCGGCCGCTTCTCCCGGTCGTCCGAGGTCGCCGAAGTGGTGCTTTTCCTCGCCGGTGACCGCGCCCCCAACGTCACGGGCAGCGACTTCGTGATCGACGGCGGCTTCATCCCCACGCGCTGACCCTGCGCCCCTGTCTCCACCCCGCACGGCCCACGGCGCCCTGACCGGGCGGTCAGGGCGCGCGGCCGTGACGGTGGAGGCGACCGCTTCCGACGGCAGGCACACAGCTCCGGCCACCGCGACGCGCGGCCCCGGCCATCAGGCGGCGGCCCCGGCCATCAGGCGGCGGCCCCGGCCACCAGGCGCCGGCCCCGGCCACCACGGCGACGTACCCGCCGCCCCCGTCGGACTCAGCGCTCCAGCAGCATCCGCTGCAGTTCCCTGGCGGCCCGCGGCGGCGCCACGTCGCTGCGGTGCGCGAGCGCGATCGTCCGGTGCAGTCCGGGCGGGGCCAGCGGGGTGACCCGCAGGCCCCGCCCGGACCGCGTCGCGACCATGCGCGGGACGACGGCCAGGCCGAGACCCGAGCGGACGAAACCCAGTACGGCGTCCATCTCGCCGCCCTCCACCGCGAAGTCCGGCTCGAAGCCCTCGGCGCGGCAGGCGGCCACCGTCAGTTCCCGCAGGTCGTAGCCGTGCCGGAACATGACCATGCGGGCGCCCTCCAGGTCGGGGATCCGGACCGTACGGCCCCCGCCGGGCGCGGGCGACTCCGGCGAGGACACCACCACCAGATCCTCGCGCAGCAGTTCCACCGTGGTCAGCGCGGGGGACGGAGTCGGCAGCGGGAGCACGACCAGGGCGAGGTCGAGGGCGCCGCGGGCCAGCTCCCGGACGAGGTCGTGGGAGCCACCCTCCTCGATCAGCAGCCGGATGCCGGGATAGCGGTCGTGGAAGGCGCGCAGCACGTCGGGCAGCAGCCCGGTGCACACGCTCGGGGTGGCGCCGAGACGGACCCGGCCGCTGCGCAGCTGGGCCAGCTCCTGCACCTCGTGCCGGGCCGTGTCCGCGTCGGCGAGGATGCGGCGGGCCAGCGGCAGCAGCGCCTCGCCCGCGTCGGTCAGCGTGATGTTGCCGCGCGCCCGCAGGAAGAGATCCGCCCCCAACTCCCGCTCCAGCGACCTGATCTGCTGGGAGAGGGACGGCTGGGCCACATGGACCAGCTCGGCGGCCCGGGTGAAGTGCCGGGTCTCGGCGACCGCCACGAAGTACTGGAGCTGCTGGAACTGCACCCCACCACGATAGGCCACCCCTATCGAAACGAGCGACACCATGTCTTGGACCGATCGGCACTCCGCCGCCTAGCGTGCTCAGTCATGGCACTGGCAACGCGGACGGACCGACGACCGTCCTTGACCCGCACCGTGTGGGACAGCTCTCTCGGGAAGAAGTCCGTGATGGCGGTGAGCGGCCTGATCATGCTGCTCTACCTGGTCGTCCACATGCTCGGCAACCTGAAGATCTTCTTCGGGTCGGGCGACTTCAACCACTACGCGCACTGGCTGCGCACCATCGGCGAGCCCTTCCTGCACTACGAGTGGGCCCTGTGGATCATCCGCGTGGTCCTGGTCGTCGCCGTCGTCGCGCACGCCACCGCCGCCTACCAGCTGAGCCGCCGCGACATCAGGGCACGCCCCAGCCGGTACGTCCACAGCAAGCCCCGGTCGAGCTATGCCACGCGCACCATGCGCTGGGGCGGGATCATCCTCGGCCTCTTCATCGTCTGGCACCTCCTCGACCTGACGACCGGCACCGTGCACTCCGGCGGCTTCCAGCCCGGACACCCCTACCAGAACGTCGTCGACACCTTCTCGACCTGGTACGGCGACGTGATCTACATCGTCGCCATGCTCGCGCTCGGCCTGCACATCCGGCACGGCTTCTGGAGCGCGGCACAGACCCTGGGCGCCGGCAGCCGCACCCGCGACCGCGCCCTCAAGACCATCGCCAACGTCCTCGCGATGGTGCTGACCGCGGGCTTCATCGCCGTACCCGTGGCCGTGATGACCGGAGTGGTGAGCTGAACATGACCCCATCGTCCGCATACGCCGACTACACGACCGGTGAGCCGGTCGCCGACGGCAAAGCCCCGCAAGGTCCGGTCAACGAGCGCTGGGACACCCGCCGCTTCGAGGCCAGGCTGGTCAACCCCGCCAACCGCCGCAAGCACCGGGTGATCGTCGTCGGCACCGGCCTCGCGGGCGGCGCCGCCGGCGCCACGCTCGCCGAACAGGGCTACCACGTCGTCCAGTTCTGCTACCAGGACTCACCCCGCCGGGCCCACTCGATCGCCGCCCAGGGCGGCATCAACGCGGCCAAGAACTACCGCAACGACGGCGACTCCGTCCACCGGCTGTTCTACGACACCGTCAAGGGCGGGGACTTCAGGGCCCGGGAGTCCAACGTCCACCGGCTCGCGCAGATCTCCGTCGAGATCATCGACCAGTGCGTCGCCCAGGGCGTGCCCTTCGCCCGTGAGTACGGCGGCCTCCTCGACACCCGCTCCTTCGGCGGCGTCCAGGTCTCCCGCACCTTCTACGCCCGCGGCCAGACCGGCCAGCAACTGCTGCTCGGCGCGTACCAGGCACTGTCCCGCCAGATCGCCGCGGGCACCGTCGAGATGCACCCGCGCACCGAGATGCTCGACCTGATCATGGTCGACGGCAGGGCACGCGGCATCGTGGCCCGCGACCTGGTCACGGGCCGCGTCGACACGTACTACGCGGACGCGGTGGTCCTGGCCAGCGGCGGATACGGCAACGTCTTCTACCTCTCGACGAACGCCATGAACTCCAACGCCACCGCGATCTGGCGGGCCCACCGGCGCGGCGCCTACTTCGCCAACCCCTGCTTCACCCAGATCCACCCCACCTGCATCCCGCGCACCGGCGACCACCAGTCCAAGCTGACACTGATGAGCGAGTCGCTCCGCAACGACGGCCGCATCTGGGTCCCGAAGGCCGCCGGAGACACCCGCCCGCCGAACGGGATCCCCGAGGACGAGCGCGACTACTACCTGGAGCGCATCTATCCCTCCTTCGGCAACCTGGTGCCCCGCGACATCGCCTCCCGCGCCGCGAAGAACGTCTGCGACGAGGGCAGGGGAGTGGGCCCCGGCGGCCAGGGCGTCTACCTGGACTTCGCCGACGCCATCCGGCGCATGGGCAAGGCGAAGGTCGAGGAGAAGTACGGCAACCTCTTCGACATGTACGCCCGGATCACCGCCGAGGACCCCTACACCGTCCCGATGCGGATCTACCCGGCCGTGCACTACACGATGGGCGGACTCTGGGTCGACTACGACCTCCAGACCACCGTCCCCGGCCTGTTCGCGATCGGTGAGGCCAACTTCTCCGACCACGGAGCCAATCGCCTCGGCGCCTCGGCGCTGATGCAGGGCCTCGCCGACGGCTACTTCGTCCTGCCGTCCACGATCAACGACTACCTCGCCCGCAACCCGCACCACGAGGAGGTCACCGACGAACACCCCGCCGTGCAGGAGGTGCTGGCGGAGACCGAGGACCGGCTCCGGCTGCTCCTCGCCGTCGACGGCGACCGCACCCCCGACTCCTTCCACCGCGAACTCGGCGAACTCATGTGGGAGTTCTGCGGCATGGCCCGCACCGAGACGGGACTGCGCAAGGCCCTGGAACGCATCCCGCAGATCCGCGAGGAGTTCTGGCGCCGCATCAAGGTTCCCGGCACGGGCGAGGAGTTCAACCAGTCGCTGGAGAAGGCCAATCGCATCGTCGACTACCTGGAGCTCGCCGAGCTCATGTGCCTCGACGCACTGCACCGGGCGGAGTCCTGCGGCGGCCACTTCCGTGAGGAGTCCCAGACCCCGGACGGCGAGGCGGAGCGGCGGGACGAGGAGTTCTCGTACGCGGCCGCCTGGGAGTTCACCGACACCGGTGCCGCACCCGTCCTGCACAAGGAAGACCTCGTCTTCGAGTACGTCCACCCCACCCAGCGGAGCTACGCATGAAGCTCACCCTGCGCGTCTGGCGCCAGCAGAACGCCGACGCCGACGGAGCGATGTCCACGTACGAGGTGGACGACATCTCGGCCGACATGTCCTTCCTGGAGATGCTCGACACCCTCAACGAGGAGCTCATCCTCAAGGGCGAGGACCCCGTCGCCTTCGACCACGACTGCCGCGAGGGCATCTGCGGC
It encodes:
- a CDS encoding bifunctional diguanylate cyclase/phosphodiesterase gives rise to the protein MTAEPDGPEDRLRRFATIWSRAVFPVTSTSLTRPEFEQQLVPLARRLSEALRARTFQATEGQAVGAAIVSAHCTDPEALSRTLDCVDAYLVLYCGEDGPQEALRTRSARLQHAMAAGFARALRERTLSEQEAIYQAALNARSTVAEALHASEARFRAVFEGAAIGIAIADLEGNILQANGALLRMFGGSEQTMRGRRVPEWTHPDDAPQVWKLYEELVNGEREHYHVEKAFYRPDGTALWTNLTVSLLRDADGEPQYQLALMEDTTERRLLNLRLRYEATHDALTGLPNRTLFFERLEKALSAGDDQRFGLCYLDLDGFKTINDSLGHAAGDRLLVEVADRLQSCATAPGEMVARLGGDEFVALTTGPDTEREVDELAGRIMNALVTPISIDGRELAVRGSIGIVEGPAGERGPAEVLRSADITMYRAKSAGGNRFELADPEADARAITRHGLTTALPAALDRGEFFIEYQPLVHLGDGSVHGAEALVRWLHPQHGVLGPDQFIPLAEHTGLIVPLGRWVLEQSVRQARQWQERHAGPAPLRINVNLSPCQLTHPGLVQDTVDILEREGLDAGALCLEVTESALIGADDDLLKPLRRLAEMGVDIALDDFGTGYSNLANLRRLPVSILKLDRSFTQGMQQFPADPVDLKIVEGIVSLAHSLDLAVTVEGVETGAQAEQLRILGCDTAQGWYYARPGPPERLHELALVDAAG
- a CDS encoding oxidoreductase, producing MSTELQGRTAIVTGASKGIGLAVVQALAGAGARVVAGSRTTTEALDTLVKEGSVTWVPVDLAEPGAAEQLVAAAGERVDILVNNVGAAPARTGGFLSVTDEDWQRTVDLNLLTAVRVTRAALPVMLAAGHGSVVTVASVNATLPDPLVIDYSAGKAALVAFSKALSKEVGPKGIRVNTVSPGPVETELWLGGGGVAETVSAAAGITPDDVIAQVSGATVTGRFSRSSEVAEVVLFLAGDRAPNVTGSDFVIDGGFIPTR
- a CDS encoding LuxR family transcriptional regulator, which codes for MADEQPIVGRETELAELSGLAASPDGRALLLRGEAGVGKSVLLDAAAARSLALGHRVVRAAGVEAESELPFAGLHQILHPLLPKAAGLDRVTRAAFDTVFGRTTGEAPSVMALGVAVLDLLALVSGDRPLLVVVDDAHWFDPQSAEVGRFIARRLSAHAVRMAIGVRADVASAWDAAGLPELAVPALDARAAALLLDSHAPDLAEGARRQVLEQARGNPLALLELPRALREGTAHGTGPRELPLSRRLEQLYGDRIRTLPAAERTELLRGALDGTGAAPAPADRTRYRLSEVEGALAAGLLTVDAATGDPVFRHPLVRSALLQSATPNERRAAHAELARLHHADVERHAAHLAAATVDPDEAVAAVLERAARSATARGGAASAVALLTRAAELSPGSAPRSRRLGDAAFVAAQSALLDQAQELREVSDRLAGAHQSPTAVITSAYAALYRDGDVRSAHRRVAAALGSLPSDGDPEIRTRLLNLLLAISLFAADPTLWTVTDALVDAGPAASLTSLYRDAFGDLARRGAGARERVQDAFARLGEEQPWDVMRLGVAAYYLDALGDQRPLVRRVADREADSGAVTNAMTLLQLVMLDQINSGEWDAAERTGKRGLDLTATHGYALFAHQYHGFLGLIAAWRGDTEGATAALNRLDRWARPRGVGYLTQLAEAIGAAAHLTAGDFEGAYAYAGGLTAPGTFTPYSQQALRTLLDLVESAVHTGRTAQARAHAVAARDQGLPAISPRLAFLTAAALAMTEDDTRAREAFERAVAHPAGAEFPFELARVRLAQGMWLRRARERAAARTCFEQAAEIFDRLGAAPWARRTRAELRAAGAATGRSAHGAATALTAQERQIAELAASGLSNKEIGARLFLSPRTVGAHLYRVFPKLGISSRASLRDALAGNSAEAG
- a CDS encoding SAM-dependent methyltransferase; protein product: MERPAWAPRSIDISVPSVSRIYDYYLGGSHNFEVDREAARKAMEFLPGLPKIMQANRAFMRRAVRFAADEGISQFLDIGSGIPTFGNVHEVARAARPGAHVVYVDHDPVAVAHSQAVLRDVDDTDVVAADLLKPQEILASAEVQRLIDLNRPVALLLVAILHFVEDADDPYAAVAELRDALAPGSLLVVTHASYEGIPLPPERTEGAVDVYKDIRNPLIMRSREEIARFFEGYDMVEPGLVPMPIWRPDTAPEDEDPYSFSGFAGVGRTA
- a CDS encoding LysR family transcriptional regulator; translation: MQFQQLQYFVAVAETRHFTRAAELVHVAQPSLSQQIRSLERELGADLFLRARGNITLTDAGEALLPLARRILADADTARHEVQELAQLRSGRVRLGATPSVCTGLLPDVLRAFHDRYPGIRLLIEEGGSHDLVRELARGALDLALVVLPLPTPSPALTTVELLREDLVVVSSPESPAPGGGRTVRIPDLEGARMVMFRHGYDLRELTVAACRAEGFEPDFAVEGGEMDAVLGFVRSGLGLAVVPRMVATRSGRGLRVTPLAPPGLHRTIALAHRSDVAPPRAARELQRMLLER
- a CDS encoding alpha/beta hydrolase, with the translated sequence MPDSRTPVVLIHGLWLHATSWQPWADLAEEHGYAPLAPGWPGEAATVAEARRHPEAVAGLGIDEVTEHYAGIIRALDRPPVLVGHSFGGLIAQKLLGAGLGRAAIAIDPAQIRGVKALPPAQLRAGFPVLGNPANRRRAVSLTAGQFRYGFGNALERSESDDLYERLTIPSPGRPLFQAAFANFARRSPAAVATGNADRGPLLLISGQADHTVPDVVTRSAYKLYGDSSAVTELKQFPDRGHSLVVDHGWRAVADHALRWLACRGIPGRDTFHL
- a CDS encoding succinate dehydrogenase: MTRTVWDSSLGKKSVMAVSGLIMLLYLVVHMLGNLKIFFGSGDFNHYAHWLRTIGEPFLHYEWALWIIRVVLVVAVVAHATAAYQLSRRDIRARPSRYVHSKPRSSYATRTMRWGGIILGLFIVWHLLDLTTGTVHSGGFQPGHPYQNVVDTFSTWYGDVIYIVAMLALGLHIRHGFWSAAQTLGAGSRTRDRALKTIANVLAMVLTAGFIAVPVAVMTGVVS